From a region of the Scyliorhinus torazame isolate Kashiwa2021f chromosome 15, sScyTor2.1, whole genome shotgun sequence genome:
- the mettl18 gene encoding histidine protein methyltransferase 1 homolog, whose protein sequence is MEFKFNFAPAGPLEAGGAEGPLPEAGRGGEGPREHRLPWGEMERLLEEEEGVMVEEVEVGGPGPGTLRIRHLGAWAAERALSRGAESGLSAAIASHSDLVPGVYEGGLKIWECTFDLAAYLSATVPLAGRRVLDLGCGAGLLGILALRRGAAEVHFQDYNAAVIEGVTLPNVSLMEAGQDEPPPDGGGEPPGRWKQAREPLPRTGMLSRCRFFSGDWSQFGKVHGGSFKYDVILMSETLYNPDYYGDLHGVLSSLLSQDGVVYLATKAHYFGVGGGLHLFESFVRQKEVFEIQTVKVIDDGLRRCIATMSLRKAKPS, encoded by the coding sequence ATGGAATTCAAATTCAACTTCGCGCCGGCAGGGCCGCTCGAGGCTGGAGGGGCCGAAGGGCCGCTCCCTGAGGCCGGGCGCGGGGGCGAGGGCCCGAGGGAGCACAGGCTGCCCTggggggagatggagaggctgctggaggaggaggagggggtgatggtggaggaggtggaggtggggggtccgGGGCCAGGGACCCTCCGCATCAGACACCTGGGCGCCTGGGCGGCAGAGAGAGCGCTGAGCCGGGGGGCCGAGAGCGGCCTGTCCGCCGCCATCGCCTCCCACTCCGACCTGGTGCCCGGCGTCTACGAGGGGGGCCTGAAGATCTGGGAGTGCACCTTCGACCTGGCCGCCTACCTGTCCGCCACCGTCCCGCTGGCAGGCCGGCGGGTGCTGGACCTGGGCTGCGGGGCCGGGCTGCTGGGCATCCTGGCCCTGCGGAGGGGGGCGGCCGAGGTCCACTTCCAGGACTACAACGCGGCGGTGATCGAGGGGGTCACCCTGCCCAACGTGTCGCTGATGGAGGCCGGGCAGGACGAGCCGCCCCCGGACGGCGGAGGCGAGCCGCCTGGCCGGTGGAAGCAAGCCCGGGAACCGCTCCCCAGAACGGGAATGCTCTCCCGCTGCCGATTCTTCTCGGGGGACTGGTCCCAATTCGGCAAAGTCCACGGCGGCTCCTTCAAGTACGACGTGATCCTGATGTCTGAGACTCTCTACAACCCGGATTACTACGGCGACTTGCACGGCGTCCTCTCCAGCTTGCTGTCCCAGGACGGGGTGGTCTACCTGGCCACTAAAGCCCACTACTTTGGGGTGGGCGGTGGGCTCCACCTGTTCGAGAGCTTCGTGAGGCAGAAGGAGGTCTTTGAGATCCAGACGGTTAAAGTGATCGATGACGGACTCCGCAGATGCATTGCAACCATGTCGTTGAGGAAGGCCAAGCCCTCCTGA